Proteins encoded in a region of the Marinococcus sp. PL1-022 genome:
- a CDS encoding dihydrodipicolinate synthase family protein, translating to MLTEIFHVAVPTAFHEDESLNIQGTINHIKDLHEQGVKSVLVSGTTGEQHSLSLQEKFELVHALALEEELIRTMEIIFGVASIRQKEAEMLAEKISHTELSGIMLGYPPYVVPTQEEAIIYTKRIVHLSNKPAILYNNPNRTGFDLSENSIIQLSEIGLIAGIKEAGNKEKVGRLKKDINRKGFYFYAGGEVDLEDKLLLGYDRLSSIAGNVSPVEIKRWFEKMLIKQTVSKQENDSIEKIMNQVYQGHAVVNLKKIINDKGTPVGICRSPIGNV from the coding sequence ATGCTGACAGAAATATTTCATGTCGCTGTGCCTACCGCTTTTCATGAAGATGAATCCTTAAATATTCAAGGCACAATAAACCACATAAAAGACTTACATGAACAAGGAGTGAAATCTGTTCTCGTCTCGGGGACTACTGGAGAGCAGCATAGTTTGAGCCTCCAGGAAAAATTTGAACTGGTCCATGCTTTAGCGCTGGAAGAAGAACTGATTAGAACTATGGAGATTATCTTCGGTGTGGCCTCGATCAGACAAAAAGAAGCAGAAATGCTGGCGGAGAAGATCAGTCATACAGAGTTATCAGGCATTATGCTTGGGTACCCGCCTTACGTTGTACCCACGCAGGAAGAAGCAATCATTTACACAAAAAGGATCGTCCATCTTAGTAATAAACCTGCGATCCTATATAATAATCCAAATAGAACGGGATTTGATTTATCAGAAAATAGTATTATTCAATTAAGTGAGATTGGTTTAATAGCAGGTATAAAGGAAGCCGGGAATAAAGAAAAGGTCGGGCGATTAAAAAAAGATATAAACCGAAAGGGTTTTTACTTTTATGCAGGAGGAGAAGTGGATTTAGAAGATAAATTGCTATTGGGATACGATCGTCTTTCTTCCATTGCCGGGAATGTCAGCCCTGTAGAAATTAAGCGATGGTTCGAAAAAATGCTTATAAAACAAACAGTAAGTAAACAAGAAAACGACTCAATAGAAAAAATCATGAACCAGGTTTATCAAGGCCATGCCGTAGTGAACCTGAAGAAGATCATAAACGACAAGGGCACTCCTGTGGGCATTTGTAGAAGTCCAATTGGAAATGTCTAA